The following proteins are co-located in the Doryrhamphus excisus isolate RoL2022-K1 chromosome 3, RoL_Dexc_1.0, whole genome shotgun sequence genome:
- the LOC131126236 gene encoding probable RNA-binding protein 46 isoform X1 — protein sequence MTEDISGSEHESPGEMATTSENDLTLLDSDEDSMRLLSRHTALLGLMNKTGYDIVQENGQRKYGGPPPGWEGAAPRDCEVFVGSIPRDVYEDELVPLFETAGTIYELRLMMDFNGENRGYAFVMYTEREEALKAIQTLNNHEVRPGKFIGVCICLNNCRLFIGCIPKDKSKDEILEEILKVTDGVLDVSVYPTDNSKNGGFAFVEYETHKAAAVARKKFVSGAQLWGQTHWVNWAKRYKRREDMERHYTNVAHVRNLTANTTEEAMLAKPSGKGGKKYGGKGNLGCKMGGGAKGTVIPRHRGINDSSPLKDKKLPPNQSPRSSAGPAEADGNVLPLFPGTQLTRTSLQSLQLCQIRSAVSLLELYCCMQFWPPPDYQLFSILGQDGSLLLVYKVVMPLTKNTFIPDKLCVLLDDAKELAAWNALWNLDASFMTRLSSSKTSSRHNTSTITSLHGVASPFPQPPLVLSPLESHYLTSWGSFY from the exons ATGACGGAAGACATAAGTG GCAGCGAGCACGAGTCTCCTGGAGAAATGGCGACAACCTCAGAAAACGACTTAACGCTGCTGGACAGTGACGAAGATTCCATGAGGTTACTGTCGAGACATACAGCCTTGCTGGGACTTATGAACAAGACAGGATATGACATCGTGCAGGAGAATGGACAGAGGAAGTATGGTGGGCCTCCACCAG GCTGGGAGGGCGCAGCCCCGCGGGACTGTGAGGTGTTTGTGGGCAGCATTCCTAGAGACGTGTATGAAGACGAGCTGGTTCCTTTGTTTGAGACAGCCGGAACTATCTATGAGCTGAGGCTGATGATGGACTTCAATGGAGAGAACCGTGGCTACGCCTTTGTTATGTACACCGAAAG AGAGGAAGCACTCAAAGCGATCCAGACATTGAACAACCATGAAGTGCGTCCGGGGAAGTTCATTGGCGTATGCATCTGCCTGAATAACTGCCGCCTTTTCATCGGGTGCATTCCCAAAGACAAGAGCAAGGACGAGATCTTGGAAGAGATTCTCAAG GTGACAGACGGTGTGCTGGACGTCAGCGTGTACCCCAcagacaacagcaaaaatggaggtTTTGCATTTGTGGAGTATGAGACCCACAAAGCGGCGGCGGTGGCCCGCAAGAAGTTTGTCAGCG GAGCACAGCTGTGGGGACAAACCCACTGGGTGAACTGGGCCAAGCGGTACAAACGGCGCGAGGACATGGAGAGACACTACACTAATGTAGCCCAT GTACGTAATCTCACGGCAAACACCACAGAAGAAGCGATGCTGGCCAAGCCCAGCGGCAAGGGGGGAAAGAAGTATGGCGGCAAGGGCAACCTGGGATGTAAGATGGGAGGAGGAGCCAAGGGGACAGTTATCCCGCGCCACAGAGGTATTAATGACAGCTCCCCTCTAAAGGACAAGAAACTCCCCCCCAATCAGAGTCCTCGGTCCTCTGCCGGACCAG CAGAGGCTGACGGGAACGTGTTGCCGCTCTTTCCCGGCACACAGCTCACCCGCACCAGCCTGCAGTCGCTGCAGCTGTGTCAGATCAGGTCAGCCGTTAGCCTGCTGGAACTGTACTGCTGCATGCAGTTCTGGCCCCCTCCCGATTACCAGCTGTTCTCCATTCTGGGTCAGGATGGGAGTCTGCTGCTGGTCTACAAG gtggTGATGCCGCTGACAAAAAACACCTTCATCCCAGACAAGTTGTGTGTGCTGCTTGATGATGCTAAAGAGCTAGCTGCATGGAACGCACTGTGGAACCtcg ATGCGTCCTTCATGACTCGTCTGTCATCCAGTAAAACCTCCTCTAGACACAACACCTCCACCATTACTTCCCTTCATGGCGTGGCCTCCCCATTCCCGCAGCCCCCCTTGGTTTTATCCCCACTAGAGAGCCACTACCTGACCTCCTGGGGGTCTTTTTACTGA
- the LOC131126236 gene encoding probable RNA-binding protein 46 isoform X2: protein MTEDISGSEHESPGEMATTSENDLTLLDSDEDSMRLLSRHTALLGLMNKTGYDIVQENGQRKYGGPPPGWEGAAPRDCEVFVGSIPRDVYEDELVPLFETAGTIYELRLMMDFNGENRGYAFVMYTEREEALKAIQTLNNHEVRPGKFIGVCICLNNCRLFIGCIPKDKSKDEILEEILKVTDGVLDVSVYPTDNSKNGGFAFVEYETHKAAAVARKKFVSGAQLWGQTHWVNWAKRYKRREDMERHYTNVAHVRNLTANTTEEAMLAKPSGKGGKKYGGKGNLGCKMGGGAKGTVIPRHRGINDSSPLKDKKLPPNQSPRSSAGPEADGNVLPLFPGTQLTRTSLQSLQLCQIRSAVSLLELYCCMQFWPPPDYQLFSILGQDGSLLLVYKVVMPLTKNTFIPDKLCVLLDDAKELAAWNALWNLDASFMTRLSSSKTSSRHNTSTITSLHGVASPFPQPPLVLSPLESHYLTSWGSFY from the exons ATGACGGAAGACATAAGTG GCAGCGAGCACGAGTCTCCTGGAGAAATGGCGACAACCTCAGAAAACGACTTAACGCTGCTGGACAGTGACGAAGATTCCATGAGGTTACTGTCGAGACATACAGCCTTGCTGGGACTTATGAACAAGACAGGATATGACATCGTGCAGGAGAATGGACAGAGGAAGTATGGTGGGCCTCCACCAG GCTGGGAGGGCGCAGCCCCGCGGGACTGTGAGGTGTTTGTGGGCAGCATTCCTAGAGACGTGTATGAAGACGAGCTGGTTCCTTTGTTTGAGACAGCCGGAACTATCTATGAGCTGAGGCTGATGATGGACTTCAATGGAGAGAACCGTGGCTACGCCTTTGTTATGTACACCGAAAG AGAGGAAGCACTCAAAGCGATCCAGACATTGAACAACCATGAAGTGCGTCCGGGGAAGTTCATTGGCGTATGCATCTGCCTGAATAACTGCCGCCTTTTCATCGGGTGCATTCCCAAAGACAAGAGCAAGGACGAGATCTTGGAAGAGATTCTCAAG GTGACAGACGGTGTGCTGGACGTCAGCGTGTACCCCAcagacaacagcaaaaatggaggtTTTGCATTTGTGGAGTATGAGACCCACAAAGCGGCGGCGGTGGCCCGCAAGAAGTTTGTCAGCG GAGCACAGCTGTGGGGACAAACCCACTGGGTGAACTGGGCCAAGCGGTACAAACGGCGCGAGGACATGGAGAGACACTACACTAATGTAGCCCAT GTACGTAATCTCACGGCAAACACCACAGAAGAAGCGATGCTGGCCAAGCCCAGCGGCAAGGGGGGAAAGAAGTATGGCGGCAAGGGCAACCTGGGATGTAAGATGGGAGGAGGAGCCAAGGGGACAGTTATCCCGCGCCACAGAGGTATTAATGACAGCTCCCCTCTAAAGGACAAGAAACTCCCCCCCAATCAGAGTCCTCGGTCCTCTGCCGGACCAG AGGCTGACGGGAACGTGTTGCCGCTCTTTCCCGGCACACAGCTCACCCGCACCAGCCTGCAGTCGCTGCAGCTGTGTCAGATCAGGTCAGCCGTTAGCCTGCTGGAACTGTACTGCTGCATGCAGTTCTGGCCCCCTCCCGATTACCAGCTGTTCTCCATTCTGGGTCAGGATGGGAGTCTGCTGCTGGTCTACAAG gtggTGATGCCGCTGACAAAAAACACCTTCATCCCAGACAAGTTGTGTGTGCTGCTTGATGATGCTAAAGAGCTAGCTGCATGGAACGCACTGTGGAACCtcg ATGCGTCCTTCATGACTCGTCTGTCATCCAGTAAAACCTCCTCTAGACACAACACCTCCACCATTACTTCCCTTCATGGCGTGGCCTCCCCATTCCCGCAGCCCCCCTTGGTTTTATCCCCACTAGAGAGCCACTACCTGACCTCCTGGGGGTCTTTTTACTGA
- the slc10a7 gene encoding sodium/bile acid cotransporter 7 isoform X1 has translation MGLLATIRKEWFIIGIVVVILSAKLQPSFGVKGGPLRPEITISYVAVSLIFFNSGLSLKTEELTSALLHVRLHLFVQSFTLIFFPLVVWLLVRVLALTAIDQWLLRGLQTVSCMPPPVSSAVILTKAVGGNEAAAIFNSAFGSFLGILVTPALLLLFLGSSSSVPFSSIFSQLFMTVVVPLIMGQVCRRFLRECLERRKPPFGAVSSGVLLMIIYSTFCDTFSNPNMELDPTSLLMVALIIFSIQLTFMVLTFGYSSRSGSGFSPADTVAIVFCSTHKSLTLGIPMLKIVFMGYEHLSLISVPLLIYHPAQILLGSVLVPTIRRWMIGRQKLMKTQSLQPV, from the exons ATGGGTCTGCTGGCCACCATACGGAAGGAATGGTTCATCATTGGGATCGTGGTGGTCATATTGTCAGCTAAACTACAGCCCAGTTTCGGCGTAAAAGGAG GACCACTGAGGCCAGAGATCACCATCTCATATGTTGCAGTGTCGCTAATCTTCTTCAACAGCGGCCTCTCGCTGAAGACGGAG GAGCTGACCAGCGCTTTGCTTCATGTGCGCCTTCACCTCTTCGTTCAATCGTTCACGCTCATCTTCTTCCCACTGGTGGTGTGGTTGCTGGTCAGGGTGCTCGCGCTGACCGCTATCGACCAATGGCTGCTCAGAGG GTTACAGACGGTGAGCTGCATGCCGCCTCCGGTCTCCTCAGCCGTCATTCTCACCAAAGCTGTCGGCGGTAACGAG GCTGCTGCAATCTTCAACTCGGCGTTTGGGAGCTTCCTG GGCATCCTGGTAACGCcagcgctgctgctgctcttt CtgggctcctcctcctccgtccccttctcctccatcttctctcagcTCTTCATGACGGTGGTGGTACCGCTCATCATGGGTCAG GTGTGCCGCCGTTTCCTCAGGGAGTGTCTGGAGCGCAGGAAGCCCCCCTTCGGCGCCGTCAGCAGTGGCGTTCTCCTCATGATCATCTACAGCACTTTCTGCGACACCTTCAGCAACCCCAACATGGAGCTGGACCCCACCAGCCTGCTGATGGTCGCCCTCATCA TTTTCTCCATCCAGCTCACTTTCATGGTGCTCACCTTTGGATACTCCAGCAG GTCGGGCTCAGGTTTCAGTCCCGCTGACACAGTCGCCATTGTGTTCTGCTCCACACACAAGTCGCTCACACTGG GTATCCCCATGTTGAAGATCGTGTTCATGGGCTATGAGCACCTGTCGCTCATCTCGGTTCCCCTGCTCATCTACCATCCGGCTCAAATCCTGCTGGGATCCGTGCTGGTGCCGACCATCCGCAGATGGATGATTGGCCGCCAGAAG CTGATGAAGACACAGAGCCTTCAACCTGTCTGA
- the slc10a7 gene encoding sodium/bile acid cotransporter 7 isoform X2 → MLLGNTGPLRPEITISYVAVSLIFFNSGLSLKTEELTSALLHVRLHLFVQSFTLIFFPLVVWLLVRVLALTAIDQWLLRGLQTVSCMPPPVSSAVILTKAVGGNEAAAIFNSAFGSFLGILVTPALLLLFLGSSSSVPFSSIFSQLFMTVVVPLIMGQVCRRFLRECLERRKPPFGAVSSGVLLMIIYSTFCDTFSNPNMELDPTSLLMVALIIFSIQLTFMVLTFGYSSRSGSGFSPADTVAIVFCSTHKSLTLGIPMLKIVFMGYEHLSLISVPLLIYHPAQILLGSVLVPTIRRWMIGRQKLMKTQSLQPV, encoded by the exons ATGCTGCTCGGGAATACTG GACCACTGAGGCCAGAGATCACCATCTCATATGTTGCAGTGTCGCTAATCTTCTTCAACAGCGGCCTCTCGCTGAAGACGGAG GAGCTGACCAGCGCTTTGCTTCATGTGCGCCTTCACCTCTTCGTTCAATCGTTCACGCTCATCTTCTTCCCACTGGTGGTGTGGTTGCTGGTCAGGGTGCTCGCGCTGACCGCTATCGACCAATGGCTGCTCAGAGG GTTACAGACGGTGAGCTGCATGCCGCCTCCGGTCTCCTCAGCCGTCATTCTCACCAAAGCTGTCGGCGGTAACGAG GCTGCTGCAATCTTCAACTCGGCGTTTGGGAGCTTCCTG GGCATCCTGGTAACGCcagcgctgctgctgctcttt CtgggctcctcctcctccgtccccttctcctccatcttctctcagcTCTTCATGACGGTGGTGGTACCGCTCATCATGGGTCAG GTGTGCCGCCGTTTCCTCAGGGAGTGTCTGGAGCGCAGGAAGCCCCCCTTCGGCGCCGTCAGCAGTGGCGTTCTCCTCATGATCATCTACAGCACTTTCTGCGACACCTTCAGCAACCCCAACATGGAGCTGGACCCCACCAGCCTGCTGATGGTCGCCCTCATCA TTTTCTCCATCCAGCTCACTTTCATGGTGCTCACCTTTGGATACTCCAGCAG GTCGGGCTCAGGTTTCAGTCCCGCTGACACAGTCGCCATTGTGTTCTGCTCCACACACAAGTCGCTCACACTGG GTATCCCCATGTTGAAGATCGTGTTCATGGGCTATGAGCACCTGTCGCTCATCTCGGTTCCCCTGCTCATCTACCATCCGGCTCAAATCCTGCTGGGATCCGTGCTGGTGCCGACCATCCGCAGATGGATGATTGGCCGCCAGAAG CTGATGAAGACACAGAGCCTTCAACCTGTCTGA
- the LOC131126232 gene encoding uncharacterized protein LOC131126232 → MTFYLLYLGIAVVYTPALPAAAFSRGAGPASCKRMNPGHIRAQPQDPQQSHVTIRTSVRSYLPGQLITVTVRSSRDFMGFLLQARGGQDSSSLGEVEGEAASPGEGPILVGGSWTLTPPGTHTLRCLSEGDTLTHSDKQLKRNLSFVWRAPDAPVGDVRFYITVVQSYFVYWAGIKSPLMRDGSLWTGRNTTGYGTRRLPEEDKLTIMSGNQITGPSFRPPTGTQTSTSKEAWSSIVTRGALTGAHSDHGNSILSGDYLTTKESGSGTGSPVTLKNPGSSLYLSDRLPFRTFFPPKTFSASTSPFRLDLLNIWKDGKVSPDIQTRTSEVNPRKTSQHQTFHIGPSVPTSPLFTFQTQSSSSSPGKESLSESQTHEGSQTLRGIFLSDTSKHTTSPTQLPQSRSVLQNPGQALLMLGSNSTDTPRPPSPRNPLQRQEQVSLSPKYPGLSGKASDSQSRPRNPQSQESNTPRLKALVFPTKTDANIPLSTTLKTIRPIKSSVSFLHSSSQQSSLGVTSPLHRSEDSSKLSFTRSSRQGKTSSPISTPPDPVSVHSSSTFPVVSPSFPSSSSKFPSAEPSYSPVPLNSIPVITGSASSSPTRSSSSSSSSKSSNPSSASTFSSAGFLSFISTPPHPGPSPAPRRSHSNRATVPLPPPSPTQRQMLLMRTRVASTDAELFHNPSTSDAVGESERKPEPKFKLNMRDGLKPKPPKTDAKLPSNPSQTPGKDGKYPEVVSRHSSWELGMLLGCSAGLGMVLVVGVRYVYRQACGKRTEVTLNDRDRDYRRGEQGMIHVQECGDLVRVRRIRENSLVLLAEYDILASTGD, encoded by the exons ATGACGTTCTACCTGCTTTATTTGGGGATAGCGGTGGTCTACACCCCGGCCCTGCCCGCAGCGGCGTTCTCCCGTGGTGCCGGGCCGGCTTCCTGTAAGAGGATGAACCCGGGCCACATCCGGGCCCAACCCCAAGACCCTCAGCAGAGCCACGTCACCATTCGCACTTCGGTCCGCTCGTACCTGCCTGGACAGCTCATCACAG TCACCGTCCGAAGCTCTCGAGACTTCATGGGTTTCCTGCTCCAGGCCCGCGGTGGTCAAGATTCCAGTTCCTTGGGAGAAGTGGAAGGTGAGGCGGCGTCACCTGGAGAAGGTCCCATACTGGTAGGAGGCTCCTGGACCCTGACCCCACCCGGGACCCACACACTGCGCTGTCTCTCGGAAGGCGACACGCTCACCCACTCTGACAAACAGCTGAAGAGGAACCTGTCGTTCGTGTGGAGGGCTCCTGATGCCCCCGTGGGAGATGTTCGCTTCTA TATCACGGTGGTTCAGTCCTACTTTGTGTACTGGGCGGGGATTAAGTCTCCGCTGATGCGAGACGGGAGTCTTTGGACTGGGAGAAACACAACAGGATATGGGACCAGAAGGCTTCCTGAAGAAGACAAGCTCACCATCATGTCAG GCAATCAGATCACCGGGCCGTCCTTCAGACCTCCAACAGGAACACAGACCTCCACATCCAAAGAAGCCTGGAGCAGCATTGTGACTCGAGGAGCTCTCACGGGAGCCCACTCGGACCATGGGAATTCCATACTTTCAGGAGACTACCTCACAACAAAAGAATCAGGCAGCGGTACAGGAAGTCCAGTTACTTTGAAGAACCCCGGTTCCTCGCTTTACTTATCGGACCGCCTTCCGTTCAGGACCTTCTTCCCACCAAAAACCTTTTCCGCTTCAACTTCTCCTTTCCGCCTTGACTTGCTCAATATTTGGAAGGATGGGAAAGTATCTCCCGACATCCAAACGAGGACTTCAGAAGTAAATCCACGAAAGACTTCCCAACATCAAACTTTCCACATCGGTCCCTCCGTGCCAACATctcctttgtttacatttcagaCCCAAAGTAGTTCATCTTCACCAGGAAAGGAGAGTCTGTCCGAATCCCAGACACATGAGGGGTCCCAAACGTTAAGAGGAATATTCCTGTCCGACACCAGCAAACATACGACATCTCCAACCCAACTTCCACAATCTAGATCAGTTTTACAAAACCCTGGTCAGGCTCTTCTCATGTTGGGTTCAAACTCCACGGACACACCAAGACCACCGAGTCCTCGAAACCCGCTTCAACGTCAGGAACAAGTTAGCCTGAGCCCAAAATATCCTGGTCTGTCTGGAAAAGCATCCGATTCCCAATCGAGGCCCCGGAATCCCCAAAGCCAGGAATCCAATACTCCAAGGTTGAAGGCCTTGGTCTTTCCAACAAAGACTGATGCCAACATTCCGCTGTCCACAACCCTAAAGACCATCAGACCAATCAAGTCCTCCGTTTcttttcttcattcttcttcccaGCAGTCTTCACTTGGGGTGACCAGTCCTCTCCATCGCTCTGAGGACTCAAGCAAACTATCTTTCACACGCTCCTCCAGGCAAGGAAAAACATCTTCACCCATCTCCACACCTCCTGATCCAGTCTCTGTCCATTCGTCCTCCACTTTCCCAGTAGTGTCTCCCTCGTTTCCCTCAAGTTCCTCCAAGTTCCCATCAGCAGAGCCTTCCTATTCTCCTGTTCCATTGAATTCCATTCCTGTCATCACAGGTTCAGCTTCTTCTAGTCCAACCCGCTCATCCTCGTCATCCTCATCCAGCAAATCATCAAATCCTTCATCTGCCTCTACTTTCAGCTCAGCTGGATTCTTGTCTTTCATTTCAACCCCCCCGCATCCAGgaccttctccagctccacgTCGCTCCCACTCCAACCGTGCCACGGTACCGCTGCCCCCCCCTTCGCCCACCCAAAGACAGATGCTGCTCATGCGGACACGAGTCGCTTCCACTGATGCTGAGCTCTTCCACAATCCATCAACATCCGACGCGGTTGGCGAGTCAGAACGAAAACCCGAGCCAAAGTTCAAACTCAACATGAGGgatggactcaaaccaaagccACCAAAGACGGACGCAAAGCTTCCCTCCAATCCCTCACAGACTCCAGGCAAGGACGGCAAGTATCCGGAAGTCGTGTCCAGGCACAGCTCCTGGGAGCTCGGAATGCTGCTGGGTTGTTCGGCGGGCCTGGGAATGGTCTTGGTGGTGGGTGTGCGCTACGTGTACCGCCAAGCCTGCGGGAAACGAACCGAAGTGACACTAAACGACCGGGATAGAGATTACAGGAGAGGCGAACAAGGAATGATCCATGTTCAGGAATGTGGGGATTTGGTCAGGGTCCGCAGGATCCGAGAGAACAGCTTGGTGCTCCTTGCCGAGTACGACATATTGGCATCAACCGGAGACTGA
- the LOC131124900 gene encoding endothelin receptor type B-like, which translates to MFSTALLAVLLAAPAGCHGNISSPSDLDSPEPYQGPNTGHLGQEIVNEPRSLRSSAAEERKPPSSWSNSSPPVSVPSCLQTTTIKGAFKYINTIMSCLIFAVGVVGNATLLRIIYQNKSMRNGPNALIGSLALGDLIYVTIDIPINVYKLLAMRWPFADSTVGLFLCKMFPFLQKASVGITVLNLCALSVDRYRAVASWSRVRCTGIPTATAVAIVSIWLLSAVLALPEAVGFDLVTFEYKNVTMTTCMLQPRSPFMTFYRDAKDWWLFGFYFCVPLVCSALFYSLMTCEMLRHQKGTLCIALSEHLKQRREVAKAVFCLVLIFALCWFPLHLSRLLKKMAYKSHDAHRCGLLNFLLVLDYFSINMATINSCINPIILYFVSRKFKNCFKSCLCCWCYSVSEPPYKHDP; encoded by the exons ATGTTCTCAACAGCACTGCTTGCTGTTTTGCTGGCAGCTCCTGCTGGTTGTCACGGTAACATCTCATCCCCTTCTGACCTGGATAGTCCAGAACCATATCAGGGACCAAATACTGGGCACCTGGGGCAGGAAATAGTGAACGAGCCGAGGTCCCTCAGAAGCTCTGCAGCAGAGGAGAGGAAGCCTCCCTCGTCTTGGAGCAACTCCTCACCCCCCGTGTCTGTCCCCAGCTGCCTGCAGACCACCACCATCAAGGGTGCCTTCAAGTACATCAACACCATCATGTCCTGCCTCATCTTCGCAGTCGGCGTCGTCGGGAATGCTACGCTGTTAAGGATCAtctaccaaaataaaagcatgaggAACGGACCCAACGCTCTCATTGGCAGCCTCGCCTTGGGGGACCTGATTTACGTCACCATCGATATTCCCATCAATGTCTACAAG ctGTTAGCCATGCGTTGGCCGTTTGCAGACAGCACCGTTGGTCTCTTCCTGTGCAAGATGTTCCCCTTCCTGCAAAAAGCCTCAGTTGGTATCACCGTCCTCAACCTGTGTGCGCTCAGTGTGGACAG GTACAGGGCAGTGGCGTCCTGGTCCCGGGTGCGGTGTACGGGTATTCCTACAGCAACAGCGGTGGCGATCGTGAGCATCTGGCTGCTGTCGGCGGTGCTGGCCCTGCCGGAGGCCGTGGGCTTCGACTTGGTCACCTTTGAGTACAAGAACGTTACCATGACGACCTGCATGCTGCAGCCCAGATCGCCTTTCATGACA TTCTACCGCGACGCCAAGGACTGGTGGCTCTTTGGCTTCTACTTCTGCGTCCCTCTGGTTTGCTCCGCTCTCTTCTACAGCTTGATGACCTGCGAAATGCTGCGGCACCAGAAGGGAACTCTGTGCATTGCACTGAGTGAGCACCTAAAGCAG CGTCGGGAAGTGGCCAAAGCGGTCTTCTGCCTGGTGCTGATCTTCGCTCTGTGCTGGTTCCCCTTACATCTGAGTCGCCTGCTGAAGAAGATGGCCTACAAATCCCATGATGCACATCGCTGTGGCCTCTTGAA CTTCCTGTTAGTGTTGGATTACTTCAGCATcaacatggccaccatcaacTCCTGCATCAATCCCATCATCCTCTACTTTGTCTCCAGGAAGTTCAAAAACTGCTTCAAG TCCTGTTTGTGTTGCTGGTGCTACTCCGTCTCCGAGCCTCCCTACAAACACGACCCCTGA